The following proteins come from a genomic window of Terribacillus aidingensis:
- a CDS encoding DUF4430 domain-containing protein: MKKALHMLSALLLAAGILAGCGTTEQPQQNQQAEQKTEQQVTITLSEDGEEISSKEVSFGEGDNLLDVMKENFEIEEDGGFITAIDGHSQDENANKYWLFTVNGEMSQVGANELELKDGDDVVFDLQAT; this comes from the coding sequence ATGAAAAAAGCACTACATATGTTATCTGCCTTATTGCTGGCAGCAGGCATACTGGCTGGCTGCGGGACTACCGAACAGCCGCAGCAAAACCAGCAGGCAGAGCAGAAGACCGAACAGCAGGTCACTATCACCTTATCTGAAGATGGAGAAGAGATCTCATCCAAGGAAGTCAGCTTCGGGGAAGGCGACAATCTATTGGATGTAATGAAAGAGAACTTTGAAATCGAGGAAGATGGTGGATTCATCACGGCAATTGATGGTCATTCCCAGGATGAAAATGCCAATAAATACTGGCTTTTCACGGTTAATGGGGAAATGTCACAAGTCGGAGCGAATGAGCTTGAATTGAAAGACGGCGACGATGTTGTCTTCGATCTTCAAGCAACTTAA
- a CDS encoding nucleoside recognition domain-containing protein — protein sequence MVNYIWAIMAIGGIIYAMINGTMDEVNKAIFKSADDAVVLAISLISVMVFWLGMTKIAEAAGLLKGLVRLSKPFIARLFPDIPKDHPAMGYILSNLTANFFGLGNAATPMGIKAMEEMKKLSGSPKASRSMITFLAINTSSLTLIPTTVLAVRMKYDSQSPTEIVSATLLASIISFIGAILIDRLFYEIRRRKERHL from the coding sequence ATGGTGAATTATATATGGGCAATCATGGCGATCGGCGGTATTATTTATGCCATGATCAATGGGACGATGGATGAAGTGAATAAGGCAATATTCAAAAGTGCAGATGATGCAGTCGTACTTGCCATCAGTTTGATCAGCGTGATGGTGTTTTGGCTCGGCATGACGAAGATAGCAGAAGCCGCCGGACTTTTAAAAGGTCTGGTACGGCTGTCCAAGCCGTTCATTGCCAGGTTGTTTCCAGACATTCCGAAGGATCACCCGGCAATGGGATATATCCTGTCCAACCTGACTGCTAATTTCTTTGGTTTGGGGAATGCAGCGACACCAATGGGAATAAAAGCGATGGAAGAGATGAAGAAGCTAAGCGGCAGTCCCAAAGCGAGCCGTTCGATGATAACCTTCCTGGCTATCAACACATCCAGTTTGACGCTGATTCCAACGACTGTGCTTGCTGTGCGGATGAAATATGATTCGCAATCACCGACCGAGATTGTCAGCGCTACCTTACTGGCTTCTATCATCTCTTTCATTGGAGCCATTCTGATTGATAGGCTCTTTTATGAAATCAGGAGACGGAAGGAGCGGCATTTATGA
- the resA gene encoding thiol-disulfide oxidoreductase ResA, with the protein MTPIRKRRFIVRLTVLVLLAGLVLTACWQLLGEGKAEKVEAGQQAPEFTLTDMQSGQEFKLSDMRGKGVLVNFWATYCEPCKQEMPLFEEASHTYENKDVILAAVNVDESSVVIDRFRKQYDLTFPILQDNGQVMEAYGVDALPATFFISADGTVSRTVYGPLETERLEEYLDEIVP; encoded by the coding sequence ATGACACCTATTCGTAAGAGGCGTTTCATTGTACGTCTGACTGTGCTTGTCTTACTGGCTGGCCTTGTTTTGACAGCGTGCTGGCAGCTGTTGGGAGAAGGAAAGGCAGAAAAGGTGGAAGCAGGACAACAGGCACCTGAATTCACGCTGACGGATATGCAGAGTGGCCAAGAGTTCAAACTATCTGATATGCGCGGCAAAGGTGTCCTAGTCAATTTTTGGGCAACTTATTGCGAGCCTTGCAAGCAGGAAATGCCTTTGTTCGAAGAGGCATCCCATACATATGAAAACAAAGATGTGATTCTTGCTGCTGTCAATGTGGACGAAAGCAGCGTTGTCATTGATCGTTTCCGAAAGCAGTATGATCTTACTTTTCCAATTTTGCAGGATAATGGACAAGTGATGGAAGCATATGGAGTAGATGCACTGCCGGCTACGTTTTTCATCTCAGCAGATGGAACAGTCAGCAGGACTGTTTATGGGCCGTTGGAAACGGAGCGGCTGGAGGAATATTTAGATGAGATTGTGCCTTGA
- the ccsB gene encoding c-type cytochrome biogenesis protein CcsB: MEKLSIISGHLLEAAFISYLLGIILFTWSAAKHRHDLIERIAWSVTAAGWIAQLGFFILRWVYSGHAPVSNLFEFMTFFGMMLILVLLIMYRYYRYPILAVTALVISILIIGCAAMFPREVAPLVPSLQSHWLYIHVTTAALGEAVLAVSFFAGFLYILHETNQDKQHKRVWLIESIIVVILSVAGYMLLAILFRTFGYTASVTTAEASIIYQLPPVFVPNDTISSPFPIGISVPDWLRGENAAMKLNTICLSLLAGCVLYVLICLFTKRRIGAALQPLVRRMPKDMLDDIGYRSVAVGFPIFTLGALIFAMIWAQQAWDRFWGWDPKEVWALITWLFYAAYLHIRMLRGWQGIRSAWLAVIGFCIIMFNLLAVNLLIVGLHAYA, from the coding sequence ATGGAAAAGTTATCTATCATTAGCGGTCATTTGCTGGAAGCTGCTTTTATCAGTTACCTGCTTGGTATCATCTTATTCACATGGTCAGCGGCAAAGCATAGGCATGACCTTATTGAGCGGATTGCTTGGTCTGTCACTGCTGCCGGATGGATTGCACAGCTCGGCTTTTTCATCCTTCGATGGGTGTACAGCGGACATGCACCGGTAAGCAATTTATTTGAATTCATGACCTTCTTTGGCATGATGCTCATATTGGTTCTGCTGATTATGTATCGGTATTACCGCTACCCGATTTTAGCGGTAACGGCATTGGTGATCAGTATACTGATCATTGGATGTGCAGCCATGTTTCCGCGGGAAGTAGCACCGCTTGTGCCTTCGCTGCAAAGTCATTGGCTGTATATTCATGTAACAACGGCTGCACTAGGGGAAGCCGTACTTGCTGTCAGCTTTTTCGCTGGTTTTCTTTATATCCTGCATGAAACGAATCAAGACAAACAGCATAAGAGGGTATGGCTGATTGAAAGCATAATCGTAGTTATATTATCAGTTGCAGGCTACATGCTGCTCGCTATTCTTTTCCGAACATTCGGATATACTGCTAGTGTGACGACAGCAGAGGCAAGCATCATCTATCAGCTGCCGCCTGTCTTTGTTCCAAATGATACGATATCCTCACCATTTCCGATCGGTATATCTGTTCCCGACTGGCTGCGCGGTGAAAATGCGGCAATGAAGCTAAATACAATCTGCTTGTCCTTGCTCGCTGGTTGTGTACTTTATGTTCTCATTTGTCTCTTTACTAAAAGGAGAATCGGAGCAGCACTGCAGCCGCTAGTGCGCAGAATGCCTAAGGATATGCTGGATGATATCGGCTATCGTTCTGTAGCAGTCGGTTTTCCTATCTTCACACTTGGTGCGCTTATCTTTGCGATGATCTGGGCCCAGCAGGCATGGGATCGCTTTTGGGGCTGGGATCCAAAAGAAGTATGGGCGCTGATTACGTGGCTTTTTTATGCTGCTTATTTACACATACGTATGCTGAGAGGCTGGCAGGGCATACGATCAGCATGGCTCGCAGTGATCGGCTTTTGTATCATCATGTTCAATTTGCTGGCAGTAAATTTGCTTATCGTAGGATTACACGCGTATGCTTAA
- a CDS encoding cytochrome c biogenesis protein ResB has product MQKCSKCKHENEKCDHCGSYVNEKMDMRYENADRRSQQSNQTMIDKVWRFFASVRNGMYILFLTLLATALGTILPQRAYIPIDRLAQEFYESEYGNFGSLYYAFGFDQLYSSWWYMTLLGMLGASILIASIDRFFPLYRALKLQPVKRKKHFLISQVYVRNMEISDQEILLKQIRARRYRIRQDGQDYLAEKNRFARWGPYVNHIGLLLVLLAAFLRLFPYFYQDEFVWIRDGETAVVPDTDQSLFIKNEQFNVDTYDKDDPKFKAAIEQEGRSIPKSFTTDIIVYEGEDHIAGDTPGLKVLTQLKVSVNHPVKAAGFTIYQSGYQLNEFSSLTLRAENEEGTSADFKVDTDNPQANYTLDNGLQATLVDYYPDYQLDRDKMTTASKYPRNPAFVFDISEGDNTQRLFIAIDEVVSETETNKYNVRAVDYDTHNVTGLSVKRDLTLPVFLLGGLIFMIGLVQGLYWQHRRIWLQRQPDGSYLIAGHTNKHASSFERELDSIFDNYDKGESS; this is encoded by the coding sequence GTGCAGAAATGTTCTAAATGTAAGCATGAAAACGAAAAGTGCGACCATTGCGGAAGCTACGTAAACGAAAAAATGGACATGCGCTATGAAAATGCAGACCGCCGCTCCCAGCAGAGCAACCAGACAATGATCGATAAGGTTTGGCGTTTTTTCGCATCTGTGCGGAACGGTATGTATATCCTCTTCCTGACTTTGCTTGCAACGGCGCTCGGCACCATTCTTCCGCAGCGGGCATACATACCTATTGATAGACTGGCTCAGGAATTTTACGAATCAGAATATGGCAACTTCGGGAGTCTGTATTATGCATTCGGTTTTGATCAGTTATACAGCTCATGGTGGTATATGACGCTCCTCGGGATGCTTGGTGCAAGTATCCTGATTGCCAGTATCGACCGGTTTTTCCCTTTGTACCGTGCATTGAAGCTGCAGCCAGTGAAGCGCAAAAAACATTTCCTGATAAGTCAAGTGTATGTTCGGAATATGGAAATCAGTGATCAAGAGATCTTGTTAAAGCAAATACGGGCAAGACGTTATCGTATCCGCCAAGATGGACAGGATTATCTGGCTGAAAAAAACAGGTTTGCCAGGTGGGGTCCATATGTGAATCATATCGGGCTGCTCCTAGTGCTGCTGGCAGCTTTCCTTAGGCTGTTTCCTTATTTTTATCAAGATGAATTTGTATGGATAAGGGATGGTGAAACAGCGGTAGTACCCGATACCGATCAATCATTGTTTATCAAAAATGAACAATTCAATGTCGATACATACGATAAGGATGATCCAAAGTTCAAAGCTGCTATCGAACAAGAAGGCAGGTCGATTCCGAAAAGCTTCACAACAGATATCATTGTTTACGAAGGTGAGGATCATATTGCCGGCGATACTCCTGGTTTGAAGGTATTGACACAATTGAAGGTGTCCGTGAATCATCCAGTCAAAGCAGCTGGGTTTACGATCTATCAATCAGGCTATCAGCTGAATGAATTCAGCAGTTTGACTCTCCGCGCTGAAAATGAAGAAGGTACATCAGCTGATTTTAAAGTCGATACCGATAATCCCCAAGCGAATTATACGCTTGATAACGGTCTTCAAGCAACATTAGTTGATTATTATCCGGACTATCAATTGGACAGGGACAAAATGACTACTGCATCTAAATACCCTCGAAATCCTGCATTCGTTTTTGATATTTCAGAAGGCGATAATACGCAAAGACTTTTCATAGCAATTGATGAGGTTGTTTCGGAGACAGAAACGAACAAATACAACGTACGTGCAGTGGATTATGATACGCATAATGTAACTGGATTGTCCGTGAAACGCGATTTGACTTTACCAGTATTCCTGCTCGGAGGACTCATTTTCATGATTGGTCTTGTCCAGGGACTTTATTGGCAGCATCGCAGGATCTGGCTTCAAAGACAACCTGATGGCTCCTATCTTATTGCAGGACATACGAATAAGCATGCGTCCTCCTTTGAAAGAGAATTGGATAGTATCTTCGACAATTATGATAAAGGAGAGAGCAGCTGA
- a CDS encoding pseudouridine synthase, which translates to MDKQAERLQKVIAHSGITSRRKAETMILEGKVKVNGKVVKELGIKVTDRDTVEVNGIPLEKEKSVYYMLYKPRGVISSVQDEKDRKVVLDLMPEVLERVYPIGRLDYDTSGLLLLTNDGEFANMLMHPSQKIDKVYVAKVKGIPSPDELKQLKRGIMIDGHKCKAVYAKLMSADRKKNTSLVQIILHEGRNRQVRKMMERIQFPVQKLKRERYGFLTLEGLQPGAYRKLTPEEVHRFKMEYKEKSK; encoded by the coding sequence ATGGATAAACAAGCAGAACGCCTGCAGAAAGTAATTGCCCACAGCGGGATTACATCAAGAAGAAAAGCCGAGACGATGATTTTGGAAGGCAAAGTCAAGGTCAATGGCAAGGTTGTGAAGGAACTTGGTATCAAAGTGACCGATAGAGACACTGTAGAAGTAAATGGAATACCGCTTGAAAAGGAAAAGTCTGTCTATTATATGCTTTACAAACCACGCGGCGTCATTTCAAGCGTGCAGGATGAGAAAGACCGGAAAGTAGTGCTCGATTTGATGCCGGAAGTATTGGAAAGAGTCTATCCAATTGGCCGTCTTGATTATGACACATCAGGTTTGCTGCTTCTGACGAATGACGGAGAGTTTGCCAATATGCTCATGCATCCAAGCCAGAAGATCGACAAAGTGTATGTTGCCAAAGTCAAAGGCATACCTAGCCCGGATGAGTTAAAACAGCTGAAACGCGGCATTATGATTGACGGACATAAATGCAAAGCTGTTTATGCGAAGCTGATGAGTGCTGACAGAAAGAAGAATACAAGCCTTGTTCAAATTATCCTGCATGAAGGGCGCAATCGTCAGGTGAGAAAAATGATGGAAAGAATTCAATTTCCTGTTCAGAAACTAAAGCGAGAAAGATATGGTTTCTTAACACTTGAAGGGCTTCAGCCGGGTGCATATCGTAAGCTGACCCCGGAAGAAGTACATCGGTTCAAAATGGAATACAAAGAAAAAAGTAAATAA
- a CDS encoding response regulator transcription factor, with product METEAHILVVDDEERIRRLVRMYLEKEGYTLDEAADGDQGLQMANETDYDVILLDVMMPGKDGIEVCQEIRKEKGTPIIMLTAKGEEADRVEGFEVGADDYIVKPFSPREVVLRVKALLRRSSTTKYLHTDAKAKDLLVFSHLTIDKDAHRVTADNSEVTLTPKEYELLHFLASTPDKVYGREELLKQVWKYEFFGDLRTVDTHVKRLREKLSKVSEEAASMIVTVWGVGYKFEADKS from the coding sequence ATGGAAACAGAAGCACATATTCTTGTAGTAGACGATGAAGAAAGAATCCGCAGACTCGTGCGCATGTATCTGGAGAAGGAAGGCTACACGCTTGATGAAGCAGCTGACGGAGACCAGGGGCTTCAAATGGCAAACGAGACAGACTATGATGTAATCCTATTGGATGTCATGATGCCCGGCAAGGATGGAATAGAGGTTTGTCAGGAGATCCGCAAAGAAAAAGGCACGCCGATCATCATGCTGACAGCCAAGGGGGAAGAAGCTGACCGAGTAGAAGGCTTTGAAGTCGGTGCGGATGATTATATCGTGAAACCTTTCAGCCCTCGTGAAGTCGTCCTGCGTGTAAAAGCACTATTGAGACGGTCTTCCACGACTAAATATTTGCATACCGATGCAAAAGCGAAGGATTTGCTTGTATTCTCTCATCTTACTATCGATAAGGATGCCCACCGTGTGACGGCGGATAATTCGGAAGTTACATTGACACCAAAGGAATATGAATTGCTGCACTTCCTTGCTTCGACACCAGATAAAGTGTACGGCCGAGAAGAGCTGCTCAAACAGGTTTGGAAATATGAGTTCTTCGGAGACTTGCGTACAGTAGATACACATGTCAAAAGGTTACGTGAAAAATTAAGCAAGGTTTCAGAAGAAGCTGCTAGCATGATTGTGACAGTGTGGGGTGTCGGATACAAATTCGAAGCGGATAAAAGCTGA
- a CDS encoding ATP-binding protein, with translation MLWGSVVNKLWLTILVLVSVVLGLLTFLLLEFFGNFHIEEAEESLMQTATKVSILLEEIDDRNTVYDTAERVQDPNSRIAILQNDELWISNPDEAEPLPDVNQQWLLNDDTLNKAVTEGEDVSKQLILPNTDRSVIVVGTPLQDGSGAVYVYQSLSVVKETGNQTTQIILLGAGIAFVLTTVFAFFLSSRITKPLIKMQDAALNVARGEFGTEVPVVTHDEIGMLATALNKMGKQLEFNINALSQEKEHLARVVNAMVDGVVMINRQGELTVTNPPAEAFIHDWQFENGETFHEVPGVWLEIMESVVSTASEVTREVTIQGREWVIIATPLYDDAAIRGAVAVVRDMTQERRLNKLREDFITNITHELRTPISLLQGYSEAIIDDIADTVEAKNELAQIIHDESLRIGRLVNQLLDLARMEAGDTNLVMEDVEINPFLERIVRKFQGLADEREIKLGLVNAVDKRTYHFAPDALEQVLTNLIDNAITHTEHAGAVQVLVSDDKDQLVIIVKDSGSGIPEEDLPFVFERFYKADKSRTRKTAKTGNGLGLAIAKNIIQAHNGTIKVTSKLREGTTFTIRLPQDTNLT, from the coding sequence ATGCTGTGGGGAAGTGTTGTTAACAAGTTATGGCTGACTATCCTGGTACTTGTGTCAGTCGTCCTTGGTCTGCTTACATTCCTTCTGTTGGAGTTTTTTGGTAATTTCCATATTGAAGAGGCCGAAGAAAGCCTCATGCAGACAGCTACGAAGGTGTCTATTTTACTGGAAGAAATTGATGACCGAAATACCGTCTACGATACTGCAGAACGTGTGCAGGATCCGAATTCCCGCATAGCTATCCTACAGAATGATGAGCTTTGGATATCAAATCCAGATGAGGCGGAGCCATTGCCTGATGTTAACCAGCAATGGCTGCTGAATGATGATACATTAAATAAAGCTGTAACAGAAGGAGAAGATGTTTCCAAACAGCTTATCTTGCCTAATACCGATAGAAGTGTAATCGTTGTCGGTACACCGCTGCAGGATGGTTCTGGTGCGGTTTATGTCTATCAATCACTATCTGTCGTAAAAGAGACAGGTAATCAGACGACACAGATCATCCTCTTAGGAGCAGGGATCGCATTCGTGCTGACAACCGTGTTTGCCTTTTTCCTATCATCCAGAATCACGAAACCACTGATTAAAATGCAGGATGCAGCACTGAACGTCGCCAGAGGTGAATTCGGGACAGAAGTGCCTGTCGTTACACATGACGAGATAGGCATGCTAGCAACTGCTTTGAACAAGATGGGTAAACAGCTGGAATTCAATATCAACGCACTAAGCCAGGAAAAAGAGCATCTTGCCCGTGTTGTAAATGCCATGGTGGATGGCGTCGTCATGATCAATCGGCAGGGTGAACTAACCGTGACGAATCCGCCGGCTGAAGCATTTATCCATGATTGGCAGTTTGAGAATGGCGAAACATTTCATGAAGTGCCAGGTGTCTGGCTTGAAATCATGGAAAGTGTTGTCTCAACTGCATCGGAGGTTACACGAGAGGTGACGATCCAGGGACGCGAATGGGTGATTATAGCAACGCCCCTTTATGATGATGCAGCTATTCGCGGTGCGGTCGCTGTCGTTCGGGATATGACACAGGAACGAAGATTGAATAAGCTTCGCGAAGATTTTATAACGAATATCACGCATGAACTGCGCACTCCGATTTCCTTACTGCAAGGCTATAGTGAAGCAATCATCGATGATATCGCCGATACAGTCGAAGCAAAAAACGAGCTGGCTCAAATCATCCACGATGAATCTTTGCGAATCGGAAGACTTGTCAATCAGCTGCTTGACCTTGCTCGGATGGAAGCAGGCGATACAAATCTCGTGATGGAAGATGTAGAAATAAATCCTTTCCTGGAGCGGATTGTCCGTAAGTTCCAAGGCTTGGCCGATGAAAGGGAAATCAAACTTGGGCTCGTCAATGCAGTGGATAAACGCACCTATCATTTTGCGCCTGATGCACTGGAGCAAGTACTGACGAATTTGATTGATAATGCCATCACCCATACAGAGCATGCAGGTGCTGTACAGGTATTGGTATCCGACGATAAAGATCAGCTTGTTATAATCGTCAAAGACTCGGGGAGCGGGATACCGGAAGAAGATTTGCCTTTTGTATTCGAACGATTCTACAAGGCTGACAAATCTAGAACAAGAAAAACCGCTAAAACCGGAAATGGCTTAGGACTTGCTATCGCTAAAAATATCATTCAAGCTCACAATGGTACTATCAAAGTGACGAGTAAACTGCGTGAGGGAACAACTTTTACTATTCGTCTCCCTCAGGATACAAACCTGACATAA
- a CDS encoding ferredoxin, with product MAMYTYVDQDTCIACGTCGAVAPDVYDYDDEGLAFVLLDRNTGTFAVPEELQEDVTEAFEECPTESIKLSDLIIAKEALSHI from the coding sequence ATGGCAATGTATACATATGTCGATCAGGATACTTGTATCGCCTGCGGTACATGCGGAGCTGTCGCGCCCGATGTATACGATTATGATGATGAAGGTCTGGCATTTGTCCTGCTCGACCGCAATACTGGTACCTTTGCTGTACCGGAGGAATTGCAGGAAGATGTAACAGAGGCATTTGAAGAGTGTCCGACCGAGTCGATTAAACTAAGTGATTTGATTATCGCAAAAGAAGCATTATCCCATATATGA
- a CDS encoding helix-turn-helix domain-containing protein, giving the protein MLLASIIIHAAQPIRHERSSASIYHLLQGKRSAQTLQDAHMYGLTHLFGIYPKLSRQFFDQVAENAMQEESQDILKNLPYFNGMTYQTQTEPFLYRLLLLVQLLSNQAKEEKQYIPVTDNPAIQHWIKQLYRQEQHHLDDWRNGVYKELYGLLGKLPQIQADLFVDRLTGYHHIGLTTVQLAEKYHVHETDVLLYQTSTVHHFLQHADSDGAAYPYLAALMDRTQQQIRSITTTAQKTRTMLERGMSVEQIALVRGLSENTIKDHIVEITWIDGEALSSKFISDNDASIILASAMQAGTNKLKQIHALLEGKYDYFQIRLALALRKEQEVKA; this is encoded by the coding sequence ATGCTTCTGGCTTCTATCATCATACATGCCGCTCAGCCCATCAGGCATGAACGGAGTTCGGCGTCCATCTATCATCTTCTGCAAGGCAAGCGTTCCGCCCAAACATTGCAGGATGCCCATATGTACGGTCTTACCCATCTGTTTGGCATCTATCCGAAGCTATCCAGACAGTTTTTCGACCAGGTGGCCGAGAATGCCATGCAGGAAGAAAGCCAAGATATACTAAAAAATCTGCCATATTTCAATGGTATGACCTATCAGACTCAAACAGAGCCATTCTTATATCGGCTGCTTCTGCTCGTTCAGCTGCTTTCCAATCAAGCGAAAGAGGAGAAGCAGTATATACCTGTAACGGATAATCCAGCTATCCAACATTGGATAAAGCAGTTGTATCGACAGGAACAGCATCACTTGGACGATTGGCGAAACGGAGTATATAAGGAGCTATATGGATTGCTCGGGAAACTGCCGCAAATACAGGCAGATTTATTCGTTGACCGATTGACCGGCTACCATCATATCGGCTTGACTACTGTTCAGCTGGCAGAAAAATATCACGTGCATGAAACAGATGTGCTCCTATATCAGACATCGACTGTCCACCATTTTTTACAGCATGCTGACAGCGATGGGGCAGCCTATCCATATCTTGCTGCACTCATGGATAGAACGCAGCAGCAGATCCGTTCCATCACAACTACTGCGCAAAAGACTCGGACAATGCTTGAACGTGGTATGTCAGTAGAACAGATCGCTTTAGTCAGAGGTTTGTCAGAGAACACAATTAAAGATCATATTGTGGAAATCACTTGGATAGATGGAGAAGCACTTTCCAGTAAATTCATTTCCGATAACGATGCTAGTATCATTTTAGCGAGCGCTATGCAGGCTGGTACAAACAAACTAAAACAAATACATGCTTTGCTGGAAGGGAAATATGATTATTTTCAGATCAGATTGGCATTAGCATTACGGAAAGAACAGGAGGTGAAAGCATGA
- a CDS encoding spore maturation protein, producing the protein MSLLTTASMWIIPCLILVVLTIATAKRLPTYELFVDGGKEGIGLAISILPFLLGMLVSIAILRASGALDAIIGLITPFLSFIGMPADIVPLALVRPISGTAALGMTTELIATHGPDSFIGRLASVLQGSTDTTFYVLTVYFGAVGIRKMGDALKVGLLADVIGIMASIIVVTIIFGA; encoded by the coding sequence ATGAGTCTGCTTACTACCGCCAGTATGTGGATCATTCCTTGTCTCATTCTTGTTGTACTAACTATCGCGACTGCGAAACGACTCCCTACTTACGAACTGTTTGTGGATGGTGGCAAGGAAGGTATCGGTTTGGCTATCTCGATACTCCCTTTTCTGCTCGGAATGCTAGTCTCGATTGCGATTCTTCGGGCTTCTGGTGCATTGGATGCCATTATCGGTCTGATTACACCTTTTTTGAGCTTTATCGGAATGCCTGCTGATATCGTCCCGCTGGCACTCGTAAGGCCGATCAGCGGAACAGCAGCACTCGGAATGACAACAGAACTGATTGCAACCCATGGTCCGGACTCTTTCATTGGCAGATTGGCTTCCGTGCTTCAGGGAAGTACGGATACCACCTTTTATGTGCTGACTGTCTATTTTGGTGCCGTTGGTATCCGTAAGATGGGAGATGCATTAAAAGTTGGACTGTTGGCTGATGTTATTGGTATAATGGCATCAATAATAGTAGTAACGATTATATTCGGAGCATGA
- a CDS encoding ECF transporter S component, with translation MFTTRKLTLLAMLTALAAVGRIYANVLFPFLPNMQPMTSVIIICSLLLGPAAGVIIAVLSTLLSNMILGMGLWTLWQIVAWGLIGLMFGLIGKLWKEPPLIVMTTASVLAGYVYGLLISLPNVFIMEHFLAYYLAGISFDTMHAIGNGIFFFILYPVLRKLFSKWIPAEGKRTTSS, from the coding sequence ATGTTTACCACACGTAAGCTGACGCTGCTGGCAATGCTGACGGCACTTGCAGCGGTAGGCAGGATATATGCGAATGTGCTGTTTCCGTTTCTGCCGAACATGCAGCCGATGACGAGTGTTATCATCATTTGTTCGCTTTTGCTGGGTCCAGCTGCAGGTGTCATTATTGCTGTTTTGTCCACGCTTTTATCCAATATGATCTTGGGTATGGGGTTATGGACATTGTGGCAGATAGTGGCTTGGGGATTAATCGGTCTGATGTTCGGACTGATAGGCAAGCTGTGGAAAGAGCCGCCACTGATTGTCATGACAACTGCCAGCGTCTTGGCAGGATACGTGTACGGCTTATTGATATCACTGCCGAATGTATTCATAATGGAACATTTTCTGGCGTACTATCTTGCGGGCATAAGTTTCGATACGATGCATGCAATCGGTAATGGAATTTTCTTTTTCATTTTGTACCCTGTTCTGCGAAAGCTGTTCAGTAAGTGGATTCCTGCAGAAGGAAAAAGAACCACTTCCTCTTAA